One segment of Sphingomonas qomolangmaensis DNA contains the following:
- the cysK gene encoding cysteine synthase A has protein sequence MKANTILDTIGNTPHIRVARLFPDAEVWIKSERSNPGGSIKDRIAVAMVEAAEASGDLKPGGTIVEPTSGNTGVGLAMVAAVKGYKLVLVMPESMSIERRRLMLAYGATFDLTPREKGMKGAIERAIELVEQTPGAWMPQQFENPANIDVHVRTTALEILADFADTPIDVIITGVGTGGHITAVSEVLKQHWPELKVYAVEPEASPVISGGHPGPHPIQGIGAGFVPRNLHTQAIDGVIKVAADAAKEMARRSAREEGILVGISSGGTLAAIAQKLGELPSGSRVLGFNYDTGERYLSVPDFLPE, from the coding sequence ATGAAGGCGAACACGATCCTCGACACGATCGGCAACACCCCGCACATCCGCGTCGCGCGGCTGTTCCCCGATGCCGAAGTGTGGATCAAGTCCGAGCGGTCGAACCCCGGCGGGTCGATCAAGGATCGGATCGCGGTCGCGATGGTCGAAGCCGCCGAAGCATCGGGCGACCTCAAGCCCGGCGGCACGATCGTCGAACCCACCAGCGGCAACACCGGCGTCGGGCTGGCGATGGTCGCGGCGGTGAAGGGCTACAAGCTGGTCCTCGTCATGCCCGAGAGCATGTCGATCGAGCGCCGCCGGCTGATGCTGGCCTATGGCGCGACCTTCGACCTCACCCCGCGCGAGAAGGGGATGAAGGGCGCGATCGAGCGCGCGATCGAACTGGTCGAGCAGACGCCGGGTGCGTGGATGCCGCAGCAGTTCGAAAATCCTGCGAACATCGACGTCCATGTCCGCACCACCGCGCTGGAAATCCTCGCCGATTTCGCCGACACGCCGATCGACGTGATCATCACCGGGGTGGGCACCGGCGGCCACATCACAGCGGTGTCCGAGGTGCTCAAGCAGCATTGGCCCGAGCTCAAGGTCTATGCGGTCGAGCCCGAAGCCTCGCCGGTGATCTCGGGCGGCCACCCCGGCCCGCACCCGATCCAGGGGATCGGCGCTGGCTTCGTGCCGCGCAACCTCCACACCCAGGCGATCGACGGCGTCATCAAGGTCGCCGCTGATGCCGCCAAGGAAATGGCGCGGCGTTCGGCGCGCGAGGAAGGCATCTTGGTCGGCATCTCGTCGGGCGGCACGCTAGCGGCAATCGCGCAGAAGCTGGGCGAACTGCCCTCGGGCAGCCGGGTGTTGGGGTTCAACTA
- a CDS encoding MFS transporter — protein MSAPHPFTIHNFRAYWLARLSNTLAQMAMVIVIGWQVYDIARQTMSIRDAAFQLGWIGVAQFVPLLLLSLVAGLVADRVDRRWIARGAVALEAACALLLAWLTYHGAITLPWLFFVAALLGVARAFAGPALQALAPNLVPIAVLPAAIAMSSIAWQAGSVLGPAMGGYLYAANQWLPYAVSAGLFGLGFVMLTLIKPVERKQMTGTRNPWAQMVDGLAYVRRNRLVLGAISLDLFAVLLGGATAMLPIYARDILQIGADGLGHLRAAPAAGAVLVAIWFAWKPLTNDVGVKMLWSVAAFGAATAMFGLSAPLLLPYLGTAAIGSDFAPAVLVALVSLFVVGATDMVSVYVRQSLIQLHTPDDMRGRVGAVSTLFVSGSNELGEARSGFLAAAVGPVVAVVGGGIAAILVTAWWARLFPELGRARTFAPPETLEFTSIKETTI, from the coding sequence ATGAGCGCTCCGCATCCCTTCACGATCCATAATTTCCGCGCCTATTGGCTGGCGCGGCTGTCGAATACGCTCGCGCAGATGGCGATGGTGATCGTCATCGGCTGGCAGGTGTACGACATCGCGCGCCAGACGATGTCGATCCGCGATGCCGCGTTCCAGCTCGGCTGGATCGGCGTCGCGCAGTTCGTGCCACTGCTGCTGCTCTCGCTGGTCGCGGGCTTGGTCGCCGACCGGGTCGACCGCCGCTGGATCGCGCGCGGCGCGGTCGCGCTCGAGGCCGCCTGCGCGCTGCTGCTGGCGTGGCTGACCTATCACGGCGCGATCACCCTGCCCTGGCTGTTCTTCGTCGCGGCATTGCTCGGCGTCGCGCGCGCCTTTGCCGGACCCGCGCTGCAGGCGCTCGCGCCCAACCTCGTGCCGATCGCGGTGCTGCCCGCGGCGATCGCGATGAGCTCGATCGCGTGGCAGGCGGGGTCGGTGCTCGGCCCGGCGATGGGCGGCTATCTGTATGCCGCCAACCAGTGGTTACCCTATGCGGTGTCGGCAGGGCTGTTCGGCCTCGGCTTCGTCATGCTGACGCTCATCAAGCCGGTCGAGCGCAAGCAAATGACCGGCACGCGCAACCCGTGGGCGCAGATGGTCGACGGCCTTGCCTATGTCCGCCGCAACCGGCTGGTGCTCGGCGCGATCAGCCTCGACCTGTTCGCGGTGTTGCTCGGCGGCGCGACCGCCATGCTGCCAATCTATGCGCGCGACATCCTGCAGATCGGCGCCGACGGGCTTGGCCATCTGCGCGCCGCGCCCGCCGCAGGCGCGGTGCTGGTCGCGATCTGGTTCGCCTGGAAGCCGCTCACCAACGATGTCGGGGTCAAGATGCTGTGGTCGGTCGCGGCGTTCGGCGCGGCAACCGCGATGTTCGGGCTGTCGGCGCCGCTGCTGCTGCCCTATCTCGGCACCGCAGCGATCGGCAGCGATTTCGCCCCTGCTGTGCTGGTGGCGCTCGTCTCGCTGTTCGTGGTCGGGGCGACCGACATGGTGTCGGTCTATGTCCGCCAGTCGCTGATCCAGCTGCATACCCCCGACGACATGCGCGGCCGCGTCGGTGCCGTCTCGACGCTGTTCGTGTCGGGCTCGAACGAGCTCGGCGAGGCACGCTCGGGCTTCCTCGCCGCCGCGGTCGGCCCCGTCGTGGCGGTTGTAGGCGGCGGGATCGCCGCCATATTGGTGACCGCATGGTGGGCGCGGCTGTTCCCCGAACTGGGCCGGGCGCGCACCTTCGCGCCGCCCGAAACGCTCGAATTCACCTCGATCAAGGAGACGACGATATGA